Proteins co-encoded in one Streptomyces sp. NBC_01283 genomic window:
- a CDS encoding methyltransferase domain-containing protein, which translates to MSTAAPDTGLRTTAPVAAPWHADPFTNALRNGHGPLFLRRSDGWLLPLDVERWCASADAADLSALRRCEGSVLDIGCGPGRLVAGAAARGHRALGVDVSQAAVDHTIRLGGTALLRSVFDALPGEGRWGTALLIDGNVGIGGDPSALLKRVAQLLAPSGLLIAETAPMDVDERVDVHVDDGRGTPGEVFPWARLGTPALLRHARPLGWSPDGQWTTSGRSFLALRRVRRT; encoded by the coding sequence ATGAGCACGGCAGCACCGGACACCGGCCTTCGCACGACGGCCCCCGTGGCCGCGCCCTGGCACGCGGATCCGTTCACGAACGCCCTGCGCAACGGCCACGGCCCCTTGTTCCTGCGCCGCAGCGACGGCTGGCTGCTGCCCCTCGACGTCGAGCGGTGGTGCGCGAGTGCCGACGCGGCGGACCTCTCCGCGCTGCGCCGCTGCGAGGGCAGCGTCCTCGACATCGGCTGCGGCCCCGGCCGCCTGGTGGCCGGGGCCGCGGCCAGGGGCCACCGCGCCCTGGGCGTCGACGTCAGCCAGGCCGCCGTCGACCACACGATCCGGCTCGGCGGCACCGCACTCCTCCGCTCCGTCTTCGATGCGCTCCCCGGCGAGGGGCGCTGGGGGACCGCCCTGCTCATCGACGGCAACGTGGGGATCGGCGGCGACCCCAGCGCGCTCCTCAAGCGTGTCGCTCAACTCCTCGCACCATCAGGGCTGTTGATCGCCGAGACCGCGCCGATGGACGTCGACGAGCGGGTGGACGTGCACGTCGACGACGGGCGCGGCACACCGGGCGAGGTGTTCCCCTGGGCCCGTCTCGGCACCCCCGCCCTGCTGCGCCACGCCCGTCCGCTCGGCTGGAGCCCGGACGGTCAGTGGACCACCTCGGGCCGTTCCTTCCTGGCGCTGCGCCGCGTGCGCCGCACCTGA